A region of Argentina anserina chromosome 5, drPotAnse1.1, whole genome shotgun sequence DNA encodes the following proteins:
- the LOC126795668 gene encoding uncharacterized mitochondrial protein AtMg00810-like — protein MAHGLLPHFQLAKFPLVVVGYIRSSTKQMTILNVIKPTLAASRRWKLHHLDVNNAFLHGDLSEEIYMSSPPGLRRQGEENMKGNLFTAFLIYVDDIFITGNDLETIAALKTFLHSQFHLKDLGDLKHILGIEHSDLLKDPEKYRRLIGWLIYLTVSRPDITYAIHVLSRFMNQPRKTHWEAPLRVVRYLKGAPGQGLFFSSISDLRLRAYCDFDWAGCPVTRRSTTGYFVFLGYSLVSWKSKHQKTVSLSSTEAEYRPMTCTCCELTWLRCLLKDLGMLLHEPTLLFCDNKATLQSILFFMIEQGKLRWTTIISETKS, from the exons ATGGCACATGGACTCTTACCACATTTCCAGCTGGCAAAATTCCCATTGGTTGTCGTTGGGTATATAAGATCAAGCACAAAGCAGATGACTATATTGAATGTTATAAAGCCCA CTTTAGCAGCGTCTCGTCGTTGGAAATTACACCATTTGGATGTGAATAATGCTTTCCTTCATGGTGATTTATCAGAGGAAATATATATGTCTTCTCCACCAGGTCTTCGGCGACAGGGGGAGGAGAATATG AAAGGAAATTTATTTACTGCTTTTTTGATTTACGTTGATGATATCTTCATTACTGGGAATGACTTGGAGACAATTGCTGCACTTAAGACTTTCTTGCATAGTCAATTTCATCTCAAGGATCTTGGAGACTTAAAGCATATTCTTGGCATCGAG CATAGTGATCTGCTCAAAGACCCTGAGAAATACAGGAGGTTGATTGGCTGGCTCATATATCTCACTGTATCCCGTCCTGATATTACCTATGCCATCCATGTCCTTAGTAGATTCATGAATCAACCTAGAAAGACGCATTGGGAAGCACCATTAAGGGTGGTACGTTACTTGAAAGGTGCTCCAGGACAaggtttattcttttcttccaTCAGTGATTTAAGGTTGAGAGCCTATTGTGATTTCGATTGGGCAGGATGTCCAGTCACAAGAAGATCTACAACCGGATACTTTGTCTTTCTTGGATATTCCTTGGTCTCTTGGAAGTCTAAGCACCAAAAGACAGTGTCTTTATCTTCAACAGAGGCTGAATATCGACCTATGACATGCACATGCTGTGAGTTGACTTGGTTACGTTGCTTACTCAAGGATTTGGGCATGTTGCTTCATGAGCCAACTTTGTTATTTTGTGACAACAAGGCCACATTGCAGTCAATCCTATTTTTCATGATCGAACAAGGCAAATTGAGATGGACTACCATTATATCCGAGACAAAATCTTAG